A single genomic interval of Notolabrus celidotus isolate fNotCel1 chromosome 13, fNotCel1.pri, whole genome shotgun sequence harbors:
- the LOC117823952 gene encoding serine/threonine-protein phosphatase PP1-beta catalytic subunit-like, whose amino-acid sequence MAESELNVDSLISRLLEVRGCRPGKVVQMTEAEVRGLCIKSREIFLSQPILLELEAPLKICGDIHGQYTDLLRLFEYGGFPPEANYLFLGDYVDRGKQSLETICLLLAYKIKYPENFFLLRGNHECASINRIYGFYDECKRRFNIKLWKTFTDCFNCLPIAAIIDEKIFCCHGGLSPDLQSMEQIRRIMRPTDVPDTGLLCDLLWSDPDKDVQGWGENDRGVSFTFGADVVSKFLNRHDLDLICRAHQVVEDGYEFFAKRQLVTLFSAPNYCGEFDNAGGMMSVDESLMCSFQILKPSEKKAKYQYGGVTSGRPVTPPRTTQAPKKR is encoded by the exons ATGGCGGAGAGCGAGCTGAACGTTGACAGCCTCATCTCTCGATTGCTGGAAG TGCGAGGATGTCGTCCAGGGAAGGTGGTACAGATGACGGAGGCTGAGGTGCGGGGGCTCTGCATCAAGTCCAGAGAAATCTTCCTCAGTCAGCCGATCCTGCTTGAACTAGAGGCTCCGCTAAAGATTTGTG GTGATATCCATGGACAGTACACAGATTTGCTGAGGCTATTCGAATACGGAGGCTTCCCTCCGGAGGCAAACTATCTGTTCCTGGGGGACTATGTGGACCGGGGCAAGCAGTCGCTGGAAACCATCTGCCTGCTGCTCGCCTACAAGATCAAATACCCAGAAAACTTCTTCTTGCTCAGAGGGAACCACGAGTGTGCCTCCATCAATCGCATTTATGGCTTCTATGATGAGT GTAAGCGCAGGTTTAATATAAAGCTATGGAAGACCTTCACAGACTGTTTTAATTGTCTGCCCATCGCCGCGATCATTGACGAAAAGATTTTCTGCTGCCATGGAG GGCTCTCACCTGACCTACAGTCAATGGAACAGATCCGACGCATTATGAGACCTACGGATGTCCCAGACACAG GCCTCCTGTGTGATCTCCTGTGGTCGGACCCGGACAAAGACGTGCAGGGCTGGGGAGAGAACGATCGTGGTGTTTCCTTCACCTTTGGGGCGGATGTAGTCAGCAAGTTTCTCAACCGTCACGACCTGGACCTCATCTGCCGAGCACACCAG GTTGTTGAGGACGGATACGAGTTCTTTGCCAAACGACAGCTGGTGACTCTGTTCTCGGCTCCCAACTACTGCGGGGAGTTCGACAATGCAGGCGGCATGATGAGTGTTGACGAGTCCCTAATGTGCTCCttccag ATTCTGAAGCCATCAGAAAAAAAAGCTAAGTACCAGTACGGAGGGGTCACTTCAGGTCGCCCAGTGACCCCGCCACGTACCACTCAGGCCCCCAAAAAGAGGTGA
- the bpnt1 gene encoding 3'(2'),5'-bisphosphate nucleotidase 1 yields the protein MSGNPAVLMRLVASAHSVAEKAGSIVRKVLHSGELGIVEKTGANDLQTLADRMAQQSICASLSRRFPKITIIGEEDLPAEEIKDDLIENGHLEEILQKTCPAEYSGLKEEEIVVWVDPLDGTKEYTEGLLDNVTVLIGIAYGGRAIAGIINQPFYNYQLGAGAHLGRTMWGILGLGAFGFQLQEVQGDRRIVTTTRSHSNKLVTDCVDAMEPHEVIRVGGAGNKIIQLVEGKASAYVFASPGCKKWDTCAPEAILHAVGGKLTDMHGNAYCYNADIKHMNSAGVLATLRNHEYYVSRVPQSVLQALKSD from the exons ATGTCTGGAAACCCTGCTGTGTTAATGCGGCTGGTGGCATCTGCCCACTCTGTGGCTGAAAAGGCAGGGTCCATTGTGAGGAAGGTTCTCCACAGTGGAGAGCTTGGCATTGTTGAAAAG ACGGGAGCTAATGATCTGCAGACACTGGCAGACAGAATGGCACAGCAGAGCATTTGTGCATCACTATCCCGACGCTTCCCCAAAATCACCATCATTGGAGAGGAG GATCTTCCAGCTGAGGAGATCAAGGACGATCTCATTGAGAACGGTCACTTAGAGGAGATCCTTCAGAAGACATGTCCAGCAGAGTACAGTGGGCTAAAAGAGGAGGAG ATAGTGGTTTGGGTGGATCCCCTTGACGGCACAAAGGAGTACACTGAAG GGCTGCTTGATAACGTGACGGTGCTCATCGGGATTGCATACGGAGGCAGGGCTATCGCAGGCATTATCAACCAGCCTTTCTACAACTATCAG CTTGGAGCAGGAGCACATTTAGGGAGGACCATGTGGGGGATCCTGGGATTGGGCGCGTTTGGATTTCAGCTGCAGGAAGTCCAAGGTGACAGACGGATCGTCACCACCACACGTTCCCATAGTAACAAGCTGGTAACGGACTGTGTGGATGCCATGGAGCCGCATGAAGTGATAAGAGTGGGGGGTGCAGGAAACAAG ATTATCCAGCTTGTTGAAGGAAAAGCTTCCGCTTACGTTTTCGCCAGTCCAGGGTGCAAGAAATGGGACACCTGCGCTCCTGAAGCCATCCTGCACGCCGTTGGAG gtAAACTGACTGACATGCACGGCAATGCGTACTGCTACAATGCTGACATAAAGCACATGAATTCCGCTGGCGTTCTTGCTACACTACGTAACCACGAGTACTACGTCAGCAGAGTGCCACAGTCAGTGCTGCAAGCCCTGAAGTCAGACTGA